A single region of the Drosophila miranda strain MSH22 chromosome 2, D.miranda_PacBio2.1, whole genome shotgun sequence genome encodes:
- the LOC108154800 gene encoding small G protein signaling modulator 3 homolog — protein sequence MDMARNIFGRDHEGYVGRAEHTRKLQNLGSEDDLGELPPMMEELSVADGLRPNPGGPFSALTASMWPQEILAKLGGEAELGSGPNDQPEYRFDEFGFRVEEEDGPEQSSNKLLGIPFVEDAQQRLQWIAHLEFSHNKEATELTWEHVDVMLPRTEKLRNMVRQGIPHTLRAQMWMRLSGALAKKQKSETSYQDIVKASSNDQLMTSKQIEKDLLRILPTNACFSNPNGTGIPRLRRILRGIAWLFPDIGYCQGTGVIVACLLLFMEEENAFWMMATIVEDLLPASYYSSTLLGIQADQRVMQTLIANYLTNVDESLKKHDIELSLITLHWFLTVFANVVHMKILVRIWDWFFYEGSIVLFQLTLGMLKVKEQELKHLENSAQIFNSLSDIPGEVTDVEVLFRQALEVGGSLSQMVIDTHRRRHLAYLMADQGHQIGNPEATSNLPKQQLARRQVRKSKSILEAFLFRGDGSEADQLKNKNIRQTEILVDLREAILKVGRHFITIEPKLAGHIQLTANYSSESHAKDHENFINVARTRKRRAKALHDFERHDDDELGFRRNDIITIISQKDEHCWVGELNGLRGWFPAKFVELLDERSKLYTSAGDDAISETVTDLVRGTLAPAIKAFLEHGMKRPTFLGGPIHPWLYIEEAATREVEKDFESVYSRLVLCKTYRLDEDGKVLTPEELLYRCVQAINQTHDDAHAQMDVKLRSLICLGLNEQVLHLWLEVLCACQEVVQKWYHTWSFIDSPGWVQIKCELRILSQFAFNLNPDWELPPKRGKESQPLKDGVRDMLVKHHLFSWDL from the exons ATGGATATGGCCAGGAACATATTCGGCCGGGACCACGAGGGTTACGTGGGCCGTGCAGAACATACG CGCAAACTGCAGAACTTGGGCTCGGAAGACGATCTGGGCGAGCTGCCGCCAATGATGGAAGAACTGAGCGTGGCCGATGGCCTGCGACCGAATCCTGGAGGACCGTTCTCCGCCCTCACGGCCTCCATGTGGCCGCAGGAGATCCTCGCCAAGCTGGGCGGGGAGGCTGAGCTGGGTTCTGGGCCCAACGACCAGCCCGAGTATCGTTTCGATGAGTTTGGGTTTCGCGTTGAGGAGGAGGACGGCCCCGAGCAGAGCTCAAATAAACTGCTTGGGATACCCTTTGTGGAGGATGCCCAGCAACGACTGCAGTGGATAGCCCATCTGGAGTTCTCCCACAACAAGGAGGCCACAGAGCTCACGTGGGAGCATGTAGATGTGATGCTGCCGCGCACGGAGAAGCTGCGCAACATGGTACGGCAGGGCATTCCACACACACTGCGGGCCCAGATGTGGATGCGACTCTCTGGGGCATTGGCCAAGAAGCAGAAGAGCGAAACGAGCTACCAGGACATTGTCAAGG CTTCCAGCAACGACCAATTGATGACATCGAAGCAGATCGAGAAGGATCTGCTGCGCATCCTGCCCACAAACGCGTGTTTTAGCAATCCCAACGGCACGGGAATTCCCCGCCTGCGTCGCATCCTTCGGGGCATTGCGTGGCTCTTTCCCGACATTGGCTACTGCCAGGGCACAGGCGTCATTGTAgcctgcctgctgctgttCATGGAGGAGGAAAATGCCTTCTGGATGATGGCCACCATTGTGGAGGATCTGCTGCCCGCCTCATACTACAGCTCCACGCTGCTCGGCATCCAGGCGGACCAGCGCGTTATGCAAACCCTAATTGCCAATTACCTGACCAACGTGGATGAGTCGCTCAAGAAGCACGACATTGAGTTGTCGCTGATTACGCTGCACTGGTTCCTCACGGTCTTCGCGAATGTCGTGCACATGAAGATTCTCGTCCGGATATGGGACTGGTTCTTCTACGAGGGATCCATTGTGCTCTTCCAGCTAACCCTAGGCATGCTAAAGGTCAAAGAGCAGGAGCTCAAGCACCTGGAGAACTCTGCCCAGATCTTCAATTCCCTTTCGGACATTCCCGGCGAGGTCACCGACGTGGAGGTGCTCTTCAGGCAGGCCCTGGAGGTGGGCGGCTCCCTCAGTCAAATGGTGATCGACACGCATCGACGTCGCCACTTGGCCTACCTCATGGCCGACCAGGGTCATCAAATAGGCAATCCCGAGGCCACATCGAATCTGCCCAAGCAGCAGCTAGCCCGGCGGCAAGTGCGCAAAAGTAAATCCATACTGGAGGCTTTTCTGTTCCGCGGCGACGGCTCCGAGGCGGACCAGCTTAAGAACAAGAACATACGGCAAACGGAGATTCTGGTGGATCTGCGCGAAGCCATACTCAAAGTGGGACGCCATTTCATCACGATTGAGCCCAAGCTGGCGGGGCACATCCAGCTGACGGCGAACTACAGCAGTGAATCGCACGCCAAGGACCACGAGAACTTCATCAATGTGGCGCGAACGCGAAAACGCCGCGCCAAGGCACTGCATGACTTTGAGCGACACGACGACGATGAGTTGGGGTTCAGGCGCAACGATATCATCACCATCATCAGCCAAAAGGACGAGCACTGCTGGGTGGGCGAGCTGAACGGATTGCGAGGCTGGTTTCCCGCCAAATTCGTGGAGCTGCTGGATGAACGCAGCAAGCTGTATACCTCGGCCGGAGACGACGCCATTTCCGAGACGGTGACGGATCTGGTGCGTGGCACACTGGCGCCAGCCATCAAGGCCTTTCTGGAGCACGGCATGAAGCGACCCACATTCCTCGGCGGACCCATCCACCCGTGGCTGTACATCGAGGAGGCGGCCACCCGCGAAGTGGAAAAGGACTTTGAATCCGTCTACAGTCGCCTGGTGCTGTGCAAAACGTATCGTCTGGACGAAGATGGCAAGGTGCTGACGCCCGAGGAGCTGCTCTATCGCTGCGTCCAGGCCATCAATCAAACGCACGACGATGCCCATGCCCAGATGGATGTGAAGCTGCGCTCTCTCATCTGCTTGGGCCTCAACGAACAGGTGCTGCATCTCTGGCTGGAGGTGCTGTGCGCCTGCCAGGAGGTGGTGCAGAAGTGGTACCACACCTGGAGCTTCATCGATTCCCCGGGCTGGGTGCAGATCAAATGCGAGCTAAGGATTCTATCGCAGTTTGCCTTCAATCTGAATCCGGACTGGGAGCTGCCGCCGAAGCGGGGCAAGGAGTCGCAGCCGCTGAAGGATGGAGTGCGCGACATGCTCGTGAAGCATCATCTCTTTTCGTGGGATCTGTGA
- the LOC108154804 gene encoding DNA-directed RNA polymerase II subunit RPB7 encodes MCFFCYFFVIIKIKMFYHISLEHEILLHPRYFGPQLLETVKQKLYSEVEGTCTGKYGFVIAVTTIDQIGSGVIQPGQGFVVYPVKYKAIVFRPFKGEVLDAVVKQINKVGMFAEIGPLSCFISHHSIPADMQFCPNGNPPCYKSKDEDVVISGEDKIRLKIVGTRVDATGIFAIGTLMDDYLGLVCN; translated from the exons atgtgttttttttgctatttttttgtaattattaAAATAAAGATGTTTTACCAC ATATCACTGGAGCATGAAATTCTGCTGCATCCACGCTACTTTGGGCcgcagctgctggagacggTGAAGCAGAAGTTGTACTCGGAAGTGGAGGGAACCTGCACGGGAAAATATGGTTTTGTGATTGCCGTCACAACCatagatcagatcggatctGGTGTCATCCAGCCCGGACAGGGCTTCGTGGTGTATCCGGTCAAGTACAAGGCCATTGTGTTTCGTCCCTTCAAGGGGGAAGTGCTGGACGCAGTGGTCAAGCAGATCAACAAAGTCGGCATGTTTGCAGAAATTGGTCCCTTGTCTTGTTTTATATCGCATCAT TCTATTCCCGCTGATATGCAATTCTGTCCGAATGGCAATCCCCCTTGCTACAAGAGCAAAGACGAGGACGTGGTCATCTCTGGGGAGGACAAAATACGCCTCAAGATTGTGGGCACGCGTGTGGATGCCACGGGCATA TTTGCCATTGGCACTCTGATGGATGACTATTTGGGTCTCGTTTGCAACTAG
- the LOC108154803 gene encoding surfeit locus protein 6 homolog, which produces MRPTSEILKEMREKYFPESVKPVSTKKKKETLLTEYTEYRDRLLDLLTTAGVPYSKEEDDDTYEDYLLSDTEEAPKKKSKKQKATGEADEDLEERLASMKNKLRQKKGPTTERQQKRREAKKMKRSKGVQKLILSSAKNLKNENVKQKKLTNGVVKHEEDGDTKDSKALIKPVKQQPVYNQDGKIVYSKVDFAATPGGKQKKSHQNPKEILKKLKDTKKQINELKEQGETEKAAEMQTDIAWKKAFDKVAGKKVKDDPKLLLKSIKKRKVEKKKAKTKWSERKQKVDYDKDKRQKKRQDNLEKRSKDKKNRKLKKASKKGRIIAGY; this is translated from the exons atgagGCCCACCTCGGAAATATTAAAAGAAATGAGGGAAAAGTATTTCCCGGAGTCCGTCAAGCCAGTCAgtacaaagaaaaagaaggaAACCCTACTGACGGAGTACACAGAGTATCGTGATCGCCTTCTCGATCTGCTGACAACCGCTGGCGTGCCATACTCCAAAGAGGAAG ATGATGACACCTACGAGGACTACTTGCTGTCGGACACTGAAGAAGCGCCAAAGAAAAAGagcaaaaaacaaaaggcAACAGGTGAGGCGGATGAGGATCTGGAGGAGCGGCTGGCATCAATGAAGAACAAATTGCGCCAGAAAAAGGGGCCCACCACAGAACGCCAGCAGAAGCGACGCGAGGCCAAGAAGATGAAGCGCAGCAAGGGTGTCCAGAAGCTGATACTCTCCTCGGCCAAGAACCTGAAGAACGAAAACGTCAAGCAGAAAAAGTTGACCAATGGAGTGGTCAAGCACGAGGAAGACGGCGACACGAAGGATTCTAAGGCACTCATTAAACCCGTGAAACAGCAACCGGTCTACAACCAAGATGGAAAAATTGTCTACTCCAAGGTGGACTTCGCCGCCACGCCCGGCGGAAAGCAGAAAAAGTCGCATCAGAATCCCAAGGAAATCCTaaagaagctgaaggacaccAAGAAACAGATCAACGAACTGAAGGAGCAGGGCGAGACGGAGAAGGCGGCGGAAATGCAGACGGATATTGCGTGGAAGAAGGCGTTCGATAAGGTTGCCGGCAAAAAGGTAAAGGATGACCCCAAGCTCCTGCTGAAGTCCATCAAGAAGCGCAAGGTTGAGAAGAAGAAGGCCAAGACAAAGTGGTCGGAGCGCAAGCAGAAGGTGGACTACGACAAGGACAAGCGACAGAAGAAGCGGCAGGATAATCTGGAGAAGCGCAGCAAGGACAAGAAGAACAGGAAGCTAAAGAAGGCCAGCAAGAAGGGTCGCATCATAGCCGGTTACTAA
- the LOC108154801 gene encoding ATP-dependent Clp protease ATP-binding subunit clpX-like, mitochondrial: MSMVRRIILLGPKYSVWAKGAGVPTTQHSAKCAAATGGGGGPGVCGVRRFHLATRHCAASRQIVLEPVMNIPAYIDITNGTTQTPEDSSGGSGSSASSGGTSKIPGTGASAGGASTTSGGDPPGGGDKFLSCPKCGSACTQVETFVSSTRFVKCAKCNYFFVVLSEVETKQRVKDEPKNQRKPPPPPQKIMEYLDKHVVGQDFAKKVLAVAVYNHYKRIHHNLPQLQQQQSGGQGGTGTDGIPRPDLLHITGIGHTLNSSPGNELPPKPAQMGMGGGMGGGLGSSLGNQSGRGGGDNRAGSEILDNKSTDVKLEKSNIIMLGPTGSGKTLIAQTIARCLDVPFAICDCTTLTQAGYVGEDIESVISKLLQDANYNVDRAQTGIVFLDEVDKIGAVPGIHQLRDVGGEGVQQGMLKMLEGTVVNVPERNSPRKLRGETVQVDTTNILFVASGAYTGLDRLIGRRLNEKYLGFGMPSSSSGSGNRRAVQSVAAPMDNDQEERDKCLTKVQARDLVEFGMIPEFVGRFPVIVPFHSLNVGMLVRILTEPRNALVPQYKALLGLDDVDLTFDEDAVESIAKLAMERHTGARGLRSIMEQLLLDPMFIVPGSDIRGVHITGECVRGQSTPVYNRDTDATASSNSGGSSDSESTNDNDKSFEDSEKSFVNDTLAGTS, from the exons ATGAGCATGGTGCGGCGGATAATCTTGTTGGGCCCTAAATACAGCGTCTGGGCAAAGG GTGCCGGAGTACCAACCACACAGCACTCAGCAAAAtgtgcagcagcaacaggaggaggagggggacCCGGAGTGTGCGGCGTACGACGCTTCCACTTGGCCACACGCCACTGCGCTGCCAGCAGGCAGATTGTGCTGGAGCCCGTCATGAATATACCCGCGTACATTGACATCACCAATGGAACGACACAGACGCCGGAGGACTCAAGCGGCGGCAGCGGAAGCAGCGCCAGCAGTGGCGGCACCTCAAAGATCCCTGGAACCGGCGCGAGTGCTGGCGGAGCGAGCACAACGAGCGGTGGAGATCCGCCCGGCGGTGGCGACAAGTTTCTGTCGTGCCCGAAATGCGGCAGCGCCTGCACTCAGGTGGAGACGTTCGTCAGCTCGACGCGATTCGTCAAGTGCGCCAAGTGCAACTACTTCTTTGTGGTGCTCTCCGAGGTGGAGACCAAGCAGCGGGTCAAGGATGAGCCGAAGAACCAGCGAAAGCCCCCACCGCCGCCCCAGAAGATCATGGAGTACCTCGACAAGCACGTGGTGGGCCAGGACTTTGCCAAGAAAGTGCTCGCCGTGGCGGTCTACAACCACTACAAGCGCATCCACCACAATCTGccccagctgcagcagcagcagagtgGCGGACAGGGAGGCACTGGCACGGACGGCATTCCCCGTCCCGATCTCCTGCACATCACGGGCATTGGTCACACCCTAAACAGCTCGCCGGGCAACGAACTGCCCCCCAAGCCCGCACAGATGGGCATGGGCGGAGGCATGGGCGGCGGTCTGGGGAGCAGCCTAGGCAATCAGTCGGGACGCGGCGGCGGCGACAATCGCGCCGGCTCCGAGATACTCGACAACAAGTCCACGGACGTGAAGCTGGAAAAAAGCAACATCATCATGCTCGGTCCCACGGGATCGGGCAAGACGCTGATTGCCCAAACGATTGCCCGCTGCCTGGACGTCCCGTTTGCCATCTGCGACTGCACGACCCTCACCCAAGCGGGCTACGTGGGCGAGgacattgagagcgtcatctcCAAGCTGCTGCAGGATGCCAACTACAATGTGGATCGAGCCCAGACGGGCATTGTGTTCCTCGACGAAGTGGACAAGATCGGTGCCGTCCCTGGAATCCATCAGCTACGCGATGTTGGCGGCGAAGGTGTCCAGCAGGGCATGCTCAAGATGCTGGAAGGCACGGTCGTCAATGTCCCCGAGCGTAACTCCCCGCGAAAGCTGCGCGGCGAAACGGTGCAGGTGGATACCACGAATATCCTTTTTGTGGCCTCCGGCGCCTACACGGGACTGGATAGGCTCATTGGTAGACGCCTCAACGAGAAG TATTTGGGCTTTGGCATGCCCTCTTCGTCAAGCGGCTCTGGCAATCGTCGAGCCGTGCAATCGGTGGCTGCCCCCATGGACAATGATCAGGAGGAGCGTGATAAATGCCTCACCAAAGTGCAGGCCCGTGATCTCGTCGAGTTCGGAATGATTCCC GAATTCGTTGGACGCTTTCCGGTTATTGTGCCCTTCCACAGTTTGAATGTCGGCATGCTGGTGCGCATTCTCACCGAGCCACGTAATGCTCTCGTGCCTCAATACAAGGCGCTGCTGGGTCTGGATGATGTTGATCTAACCTTCGATGAGGATGCAGTGGAATCAATAGCCAAGCTGGCAATGGAAAGGCATACAGGTGCCCGAGGATTGCGCTCCATAATG GAGCAACTCTTGCTGGATCCCATGTTCATAGTGCCAGGCTCGGACATACGGGGCGTGCACATTACCGGCGAATGTGTGAGAGGACAGAGCACACCCGTATACAATCGCGACACGGATGCGACGGCGAGCAGCAACAGTGGTGGGTCCTCCGACTCGGAGAGCACCAACGATAATGATAAGAGCTTTGAGGATAGTGAAAAA tCGTTTGTGAATGATACATTGGCTGGCACGTCGTAG
- the LOC108155890 gene encoding serine/threonine protein phosphatase 2A regulatory subunit B''alpha, protein MQASSTTTTTTTKTKKLSSSTGSGAPNMISSVAVTSATKTTTTTRKPAGASPKSPKASTTGSAAATSTSASDPEIAEISKKINEHADAIYRKWKMRGLPPVELLEMYTNAAGSGDFAEVAGAPTADAEGLQKMVTSFVNKDKEQRGKTAKKSEGPAANGKVKKSAAAGPATAGGASAFEQALQSPKKVAAVSKSLPDVNLNYDINLHLDMNNLSQEQTAHLLKISEIIQQQKEATAANPLKKRQSGGSSSSGSGSSGKVANSVKVTAAAAAPEQQSPTKKQTKAKSGTSAVTAAVSIDVIDAPQPHRVAEAVSDKSAEATVVATNRKSSKTKENSAEGKQQQQQQQQQQQPATKEKPATSVVATATRKSTRGSSATDNSHSSSNIVSNASSVGTSAPATAATSMDATSVSTTMPTLNKVKPTSGARPALTNGSQDPTKNKNAGLLTRGSVAERVLMFEKCPDVRHAFLNIKRPQADVAPKSLLKVKLHATPPPPPDTNLLQKEIRSTKSVYIPRFYFPHGKPQPTIAMERVVRGILSGFDSFPNNQVTKDDLPRILKLCGMPYYWRMPVMVFCQTSNSGLVERQRFVEFWKQMNIYCHEAASRFVYILSRGQRFRSYIVPEDLVPMVQDVVDTHPGLAFLKEATEFHSRYVHTVIARIFYSVNRSWSGRITIAELKRSDLLEMISLLEEEEDINQIMAFFSYEHFYVIYCKFWELDKDHDLLINQEDLAKHSDHALSSRIVERIFSGCVTRTDSKKGPEEEAKMSYTDFVWFILSEEDKRTPTAIEYWFRCMDIDGDGALSMYELEYFYEEQQQRMEGIGIECLPFEDCLCQMLDMIKPANRDCITLGDLKRCKMTHVFFDTFFNLEKYLDHEQRDPFASQRDEYTSDWDRFAAQEYELLISEEND, encoded by the exons atgcAGGCCTCGAGCaccaccacaacaacaaccacaaaaaCGAAGAAGCTGAGCAGCAGCACGGGTTCGGGGGCTCCGAACATGATCAGCTCCGTGGCGGTGACGAGTGCCACAAAGACGACAACCACCACCCGGAAGCCGGCTGGAGCCAGCCCCAAGTCGCCAAAGGCATCGACGACGGGATCAGCGGCTGCCACAAGCACAAGTGCAAGCGATCCCGAGATTGCGGAGATTTCAAAGAAAATCAACGAGCATGCGGATGCCATCTACCGCAAGTGGAAGATGCGCGGGCTGCCTCCGGTGGAGCTCTTGGAGATGTATACAAATGCCGCCGGCTCGGGCGACTTTGCAGAGGTGGCAGGCGCCCCCACAGCTGATGCGGAGGGGCTCCAAAAGATGGTCACCAGCTTCGTGAACAAGGACAAGGAGCAAAGGGGAAAGACTGCTAAGAAATCCGAGGGACCCGCCGCCAATGGAAAGGTGAAGAAGTCAGCGGCCGCTGGCCCTGCCACCGCCGGGGGCGCCTCCGCCTTCGAGCAGGCCCTGCAATCCCCAAAGAAAGTGGCTGCCGTCAGCAAATCCCTGCCCGATGTGAATCTCAACTACGACATCAACCTCCATTTGGATATGAATAATCTGTCCCAAGAGCAAACGGCGCATCTCCTGAAGATCAGTGAGATAatccagcagcagaaggaggcgACGGCAGCCAATCCTCTGAAGAAGCGGCAGAgtggaggcagcagcagcagcggcagcggcagcagcgggaAGGTTGCCAATTCTGTAAAGGtaacagcggcagcagccgccCCAGAGCAACAATCCCCCACCAAAAAGCAGACCAAAGCCAAGAGCGGGACAAGTGCCGTAACAGCAGCAGTTAGCATCGATGTTATTGATGCCCCACAGCCCCACAgagtggcagaggcagtgaGTGATAAGAGCGCCGAGGCGACGGTGGTGGCCACAAATCGCAAGTCAAGCAAAACCAAAGAGAACAGCGCCGAagggaagcagcagcaacagcaacagcagcagcagcagcagccggcaACCAAAGAAAAACCCGCAACATCGGTAGTAGCTACTGCCACACGCAAATCCACAAGAGGCAGCAGTGCCACTGATAACAGCCACAGTTCAAGCAACATTGTGTCCAACGCATCTTCTGTGGGAACATCCGCACcagcgacagcagcaacaTCGATGGATGCAACATCCGTCAGTACAACGATGCCAACGTTGAATAAAGTGAAACCCACTAGCGGGGCTCGGCCAGCCCTGACCAACGGCAGCCAGGATCCCACAAAGAACAAGAATG CGGGTCTCCTCACACGCGGATCGGTGGCGGAGCGTGTTCTGATGTTCGAAAAGTGTCCGGACGTGAGGCATGCATTCCTCAACATCAAGCGCCCCCAGGCCGACGTTGCGCCCAAGAGTCTCCTCAAG gTCAAGCTGCATGCCacaccgccgccaccgccggaCACGAATCTGCTGCAAAAGGAAATACGCTCCACAAAGAGTGTTTACATACCAAG ATTCTACTTTCCACATGGCAAGCCACAGCCAACGATTGCCATGGAGCGTGTGGTCCGGGGTATACTCTCCGGCTTCGATAGCTTTCCCAACAATCAGGTGACCAAAGACGATCTGCCACGGATCCTGAAGCTCTGCGGCATGCCCTACTACTGGCGGATGCCCGTGATGGTCTTTTGCCAGACGTCCAATTCGGGTCTCGTCGAACGTCAGAGATTTGTAGAGTTCTGGAAACA AATGAATATATATTGCCATGAGGCTGCGTCCCGATTCGTGTACATCCTGTCGCGTGGCCAGCGATTTCGCTCTTACATTGTGCCAGAGGATTTGGTGCCGATGGTGCAGGATGTGGTCGATACACATCCCGGACTGGCCTTCCTCAAGGAGGCCACCGAGTTTCATTCCAGATACGTGCACACGGTCATCGCGCGCATTTTCTATTCGGTGAATCGCAGTTGGAGCGGCAGGATCACAATTGCAGAACTCAAGAGATCTGATCTCTTAGAG ATGATTAGTCTtttggaggaggaggaggacatCAATCAGATCATGGCCTTCTTTAGCTATGAGCACTTTTATGTGATCTACTGCAAGTTCTGGGAACTGGACAAGGATCACGATCTGCTCATCAATCAGGAGGATCTGGCCAAGCATAGCGACCATGCACTGTCCTCCCGGATCGTGGAGCGCATCTTTTCCGGCTGTGTTACGCGCACGGATAGCAAAAAGGGACCCGAGGAAGAGGCCAAAATGTCCTACACAGACTTTGTTTGGTTCATACTTTCCGAGGAGGACAAACGCACACCGACGGCCATTGAGTATTGGTTCCGCTGCATGGACATCGATGGCGATGGCGCCCTATCCATGTACGAGCTGGAGTATTTCTACgaggagcaacagcagcgcaTGGAGGGCATTGGCATCGAGTGCCTGCCATTCGAGGATTGTCTGTGTCAG ATGCTGGACATGATTAAGCCTGCGAATCGGGACTGCATTACGTTGGGCGATCTGAAACGCTGCAAAATGACGCACGTCTTCTTCGACACCTTCTTCAATCTGGAGAAGTATTTGGATCATGAACAAAGAGATCCATTTGCCTCGCAGCGTGATGAATAT ACCTCCGATTGGGATCGGTTTGCGGCACAGGAATACGAACTCCTCATATCCGAGGAGAACGATTGA